Part of the Cloacibacterium caeni genome is shown below.
GATGAAAATTCTTCAAATTTTCAAAAACTTAATGAAACTTAATATATCAATGAAAATCTTAATGTTTAAAAATGAAAAATGGTGAAAATAGGCGATTTGGTTTCGGTGATAGATGATGATTTGAAAGGGAAAATTTCTGCTTTCAAAGGAAATTTGGTGCAAATAGAAGACGAACACGGTTTTCCTTATGACATTGAAAAAAGTAAAGTCGTACTCCACAATCATAATATTTATGACGATATTTCTATCACTGCAAAAAAGGAAACGTCTACCAAAATTTCTAAAAAAAATCAAAATAAACCGCAGTCCATTGATTTACATTTTGAAAAATTGGTCAATAATCCTCAAGATTTTGAATCTTGGGAAAGATTGATGATTCAGCGTGAAAAACTGATTGAAAAATTAGAATATTGCAGAAACAATAACATAAAAAAACTGAACATTATCCACGGAATTGGTGATGGCGTTTTGCAAAATATGGTGCACGAAGTTTTACAAGGTTTCGCAGGAATAGAATACGAAGACCATGATTTTTTCTACCACAGCACAGGAAATGTCTTGGTTACTTTTTTGTAGAATTAGGCAGTAATTTGAAATAACTTACCACAAATTTCCCATCCTTCACTTCGCCGATGACTTCTGCTTTTTTGATTGCATTGCAAAAACCGTCGTCAGCATGAGCGTCTCCATGGTCATTAATTTTAGTACCTTCTACAAAATAGCTTTTCCCATCAATTCTTACGGCTAAATCACAACCTTTTTTGTCTTTCATTTTGAACTGACATTGTCCGCAAGCTGCTTCTACAACTTGCTTCTTTTTCTCTTGAGAGAATCCAAAAGTGAAACTCAAAAGTGCAATAAATAAAACGAGATTTTTCATATTACATTAACTATCTTTCAAAAATAGTTTAAAAATCAATACCTTTGCATTTATTGGTAAAAAACTATGAAAAAACTTTCTTTACTTTTCACCAAAGATGGTTTACAATGGCACATTTCTAAAGGAAAAACAGTGCTAGAAGAAACATTTTATTTCGTGACAGAAGAAACTTCGCCTCATTTAGTAGAAGAAAAACTAGATGATGTGTTAAAATTTGATGACTACAAAGAAATAGAAGTGATTTCTGCGCTCAATCATTTTTCGCTTACTCCAGATAGTTTTACAGAGCACGAATTGGGCTATAAACTGATTTCTTATAACGCTCCTGTAGATGAAGCCAACGAAGAATTGATGCTTTCTGTGAACAAAAAATTTGCGGTGCAATTTTACTACACTTTTCCAAAGCATTTTTACCAAAAAATTAAAGCAAAAAAATTACCTACGAAATTTAATTTCTCTGGCGAAAAATTTTTAAATGCTTTAACTGTTAAAAACCACAAAGAAATTCATATCAATCTATATCATCATCAAGTAGAGTTTTTCGCTTTTGAAAATAAAAAAGTGGCACTTTACAATAACTTAGATGCTGATTCTGAAGTAGATTTCTTGTATTTCATTATGTTTTCTTTGAGCAAAATAAATTTTGGAACCGCAGAAACGCATTTTCATATTTATGGAGAAACTCACGAAAACGAAACCTTTATTTCAGAATTGAGAAAGTTTGTTAAAAATATTAAAGTCCATTTTGACAACGCTCCGAAAAAGAATTTTGTTCTTTCTTAAAAATCATTTATCAAAAATCAACCATGTATAGAATTATCTCTGGCAAATGGAAAGCAAAAAGAATTTCTGCGCCTAAAAATTTCGATGTAAGACCTACCACAGACTTTGCTAAAGAAGCACTTTTCAGTATTTTGGCGAATCGTCACGAAGTAGAATTTTGCTCAGTTTTAGACCTTTTTGCTGGAATTGGCTCTATCAGTTTAGAGTTTGCCTCTAGAGATTGTAAAGACGTTACCGTTGTAGAAATGAATCCTAAACATGCTGCTTTCATTAACTCTACTGCTGCAGAACTAGAAATGGCGCTTCAAATTAATGTACAGCGTGGTGATGTTTTCGAATGGTTAAAGAAAAACAGAACTAAGAAAACATTTGACATTGTTTTTGCAGATCCACCTTTTGAATTAGAAGAAAAAAAATACAATGAACTGATTTCTTTGGTTCTCAATAATAATTTTTTAAAAGAAAACGGAACTTTTGTTTTAGAACATCAATCTAAAATGAAATTAGAGCATCCTCAATTAATCGAAACCAGAAAATACGGAAATGTGAGTTTTAGTTTTTTCAGTTCCGAGATGCGAGTTCCGAGTTCCGAGGTGTAAAATTTCTTAACCCAAAAACTCGAATCTCGTACCTCTACAATACTTTATGGTCCAAACTAATTTTATTTCCAAAGAATTTTTTCGAAATTTTCTCGAAGTTTTTTGTAATATCCGAAAGGTAAAAATCGGTATTTCCTTCTTCATGTTGAGGATTAAGCAGGTCATTTTTGCTCAAAATATCCCTTACATAACTCGCTACAATTTTAGGAGAATCAATTACTCTTACTCTTGTTCCGTAATATTTTTTAATCTCTTCAATCAAAAGCGGATAATGGGTACAACCCAAGATAAGTGTTTCTATATTTTTTAACTTTTTGTCGCTCAAATAGTTATAAATAATCGCGTGTGTAATTGGGTGATTTACAAAACCTTCTTCGATGGCAGGAACCAATAATGGGGTCGCCAATTCATCTACTTGAATATATTTATTCAGTTTTCGGATAGATTTTCTGTACAAACCAGAATTTACCGTTGCTTTAGTCGCAATAACTCCTACATTTTGGTGAATCTCGAAAGCTACTTTTTCTGCAACTGGGTTAATAACATCAAAAACCAAAGCCTGATTTCCCACCAATTCCTTCACCTCTTGCAAAGCATTTGCAGTGGCCGTATTACAAGCAATAACGATGGCTTTACAATTATTTTCTAATAAAAATTGGGTAATTTTTAAAGAAAAACCGATAATCGCTTCTCTAGATTTTTCGCCGTAAGGTAAATGTGCAGTGTCACCGAAATAAATAAAATTTTCGTGCGGCATTAATCGTTTTATTTCTTTGGCTACAGTAAGTCCACCAACACCGGAATCAAAAATCCCTATCGGTTGTGATGATGAAAGATGAGAATAATCTGGTTTCAAAGGCTTGAAATTTTTACAAAAATACTAAAGATTTTAGATTTTAGATTTTAGATTTTAGATTTTTTAAAGAATAAACAGGTCTGAAGCAATTCCATCGGCTAAAAACCAATGTTCTTCTGGAATTTTTAAGTGATTTTCTTCTATCACTAGAATTCCTTCTTCTAATTTTGACTGAATGCTGTTTTTAAAAATTTCTAAAATTTCACCAGAAAATTTTTCGTTGAGTTGTTCTAAATCTACACCCCAAATCGTTCTGAGACCAATCATGAGCATTTCATTGTACTGGTCTTTTTCAGAAAGTTTTTCGGTTTCCTTGGGAAGGATGTTTTCTGCTAAATTCTTAATATAAATGGTGTTATTAGCAATATTCCAACTGCGCTCGTTTCTACCGTTATAAGAATGTGCAGAAGGTCCGATTCCCAGATATTCTTTATATTTCCAATACGCTGAATTGTGCTTCGATTCAAAATCTTTTTTAGCAAAATTAGAAATTTCGTAATGTATAAAACCGTTGTCTTTTAGAAAATCAGACATATAATAAAACTCTTTATTTTGCTCTGTTTCTTTCGGTTCTGCGATTTTATGTTTCTTAATCCAAGCATTCAAAGCAGTTTTAGGCTCGATGGTCAATGCATAAGAAGAAACGTGAGGAACTTGCAATTCTATGGTTTTCTGAAGATTTTTTTTCCAGATTTCAAAATTGGAAGTCGGCGAACCATAAATTAGATCAATACTCAGATTTTTGAAGCCAAAATCTTGCGCTCTTTTGATAGAACTTTCGGCTTCAGAAGCATTGTGAGCACGATTCATGAGCTTTAAATCTTCTTCAAAAAAACTTTGCGTTCCTATAGAAAGTCGATTGATTTCGGTTTTGGCTAAATCTTTCAGAAAATTTTTATCCAAATCATCAGGATTAGCTTCTAGCGTGATTTCAATATTTTTTTCAAAGTCAAAATACTTTAAAACCTCATCTATTAAAGATTTGATCTCGTCCACAGAAAAAATAGATGGAGTTCCGCCACCAAAATACAGCGATGAAAGTGTTTTATTTTCCAGCTCCTCTTTTCTTAGAAAAATTTCTTTTTTTATTGCCGAAATCATTTCGTCTTTCTGCTTCAATGAAGTAGAAAAATGAAAATTGCAATAACTGCATTTCTGCTTGCAAAAAGGAATGTGGAGGTAAATCAATTTTGTTGGGTGTTAGATGTTTGATAGACGATTTACTAATAAATCGTAAGTCTGAAATCGTAATTCTAAAAATTCGTTAACGATATCTAAATCCTCTTTGATTGATGAAATTAGGAATATCATATCCTAAACTGAGCATGAACGAATTTCCGCCGTATTCTTGAATATCAGACAATCCTAAATTATAAGAAGCTCCGAAATGGAGTTTATTAAGTTTAAATTTAATAATAGGTGACATGCTTAACTGTTGGCTTCCCACAGCACTTTTTGCCGTTCTGTAATTGATTCCCGCGGCAAAATAGTCACTCTCACCATACAATTTCATCAAAACATTGATGTCAAACATTCTAGATGAATTGGTATTCAAATTCATCATCACAGAAGGTTCTACCGAAAATCCTTCGGTAATTTCCCAGTCATATCCTGCATTAAGGTAAAATCTGGTTGGCGACGGTTCTATACCATTTACCACTGGTGTATTGTTACTCAATGGAATATCTGCAACAGAAATCCCAGCAAAAGCTCTGCTATAAGTAGCTTGTAATCCTAAGTTAGCATAAGCAATGAAAATACTGTTGTTATTTTCGTAAAGCAAAGGATCATTTGGATCTTGCGCATTTACTTTAGAAACATCAAAGTTCTGATTGTAAAAATTTACTGAAGTTCCGAAAGAAAATTGGTCTTTTCTGCCATCTTCATCACTGAGTGGAACAAAATAAGAAGCACCAATTGCAATTCCGTTTGCAGAAATTGGTCCGTTTTGGTCACGGAAAAAATAAGCGCCTATTCCTACTCTATCAAAAGCATTGGCATGAATTCCCACTGATTGTACATTAGGAGATTCATCAAATTTTGAAAATTGTTTTTGATAGTTAGCAACCAAATTCACATCATCTGTTTTACCAATATGCGCAGGATTAAAGAGAAATTCACTATCAAATAAATACTGCTGATACATAGGAATAGTTTCTTGAGCATAGCTCAATCCTGAAAAAGCAGCAAAAAATGTGAATAATATTTTTTTCATGGTCGTGAATTTCTAAACGTCAAATTTAAGTAAAAAGTATGGAATTGAAAATTTCTTTGTCTTAAACCTGACCGAAAACGATTGGAATTAAGAATTTTGCAAGTAATTTCTCCATTTTTCAACCGCATCTTGCATATCTTTTGGCATCGGTGACTCAAAATACATTTCTTTTTTTGTTGTGGGATGAATGAAGCCTAAAGTATGAGCGTGTAAAGCATGTCTAGGTAAAACTTCGAAGACATTTTTCACAAATTGCTTGTATTTTGGTAAGTTTACCCCACGCAAAATTTGATGACCTTCATATCTTTCATCGTTAAAAAGAGTATGACCAATATGTTTAAAATGCGCTCTAATTTGGTGAGTTCTTCCCGTTTCTAGTTTGCATTCTACCCAAGTCATATATTTGAATCTTTCTAAAACTTTATAATGAGTTACCGCATGTTTTCCTTGGCTTCCATCTTCATAAACTGCCATTTGCATTCGGTTTTTCTGATGTCTTCCGATGTGTCCTCTGATTGTTCCTTCGTCATTTTCTAAATTTCCCCAAACAAAAGCCCAATACAAACGTTTGGTTTTTCGATCAAAAAATTGCTTGGCTAAAAAGCTCAATGCATACTCATTTTTGGCTAAAACGATCAGTCCAGAAGTATCTTTATCAATTCTATGAACCAATCCTACTCTATCTAAATCTGAGGTAAATCCATTTTTCTGAAAATGAAACGCAACTGCATTCACCAATGTTCCTTTCCAATTCCCAAAACCTGGATGCACAACCATTCCCGGCTCTTTGTCTACCACCAGAACATCTTCATCTTCATAGACAATTTTAAATGGAATATCTTCTGGAATGATAACATTTTCACGAGGAGGATGCGTTAATAAAACCGAAATTTCATCTCCCGGCTTTACACGATAATTTTGTTTTACAGGATTACCATTTACGATAACGTTTCCTGCTCTACACGTTTGCGAAATCTTATTTCTAGAAGAATTCTGGCGATAAATCAAAAGAAATTTATCTATTCTTAAAGGTTCTTGTTTTTTATCAACAGTAATATTGAGATGTTCAAACAACCCCGAGTTTTCTTCGTCATTAGAATTTTCGTCTTCTAACAATAAATCTTCTTCTAAAAAATCTTCTTTTTCGCTCATATTATTCAAAAAAACTTTGCCAAAAAATTTTCGGCAAAGTTCTATAAATTATTTTAATTTCTAAAAAACTACTCTACAATTACCTTTTTAGCAGGTTTTTCTTCTGCTGGTTTTGTTTCCGCAGGTTTTGTATTATTTGTATTCGTAGTTGGTTTGGGTTTTTCTACCGGTGGTTTTGGTGTAGTATTTACAGGTTCTTCACTTGGAACTGGGATAAATTCATTGTCAGAAGGTTCTGGCATGGTATTAATATCCGTAGTTTTATAAATGCTATTCAGTTTTTGGATTTTAGACTGCATTTCGGCTGGTGTTTTTTTACTTGCCCACAAATCTATTTGCATTCCTTGATCTCTTACAGAACCACTTGCAGGATCTTGATAGTAAATAATATCAGAATCATTATTTTGTCCGTCTTCATGTTCTACCAATCCTACTTCAAAGTAATTTTGAGCAATAATAGCTTTCGCTTCTGCTACAGTTCTTCCTACCAAATTAGGAATCACTACATTTCTCATCGGTCCAGAACCAATGACTAAATCAAGCGTAGAAAACATAGGAACTTTTTCTCCAGGTTTGATCACTCTGCCATTAAACATCATTCTTATAATAGCATCTTTCTGAATATTAGGCTCATAAATAGTATCTCCTACCTTTAACCCTAATAAATCAAACTTCCTGAAAGCCAAATACTTATATCTATCTAAAACATCTGGAACCGCAACTGGTGCATAAGTTTTAGGATTTACTTTTAAAAGAATGGCTCTACCATCTTTTACTCTAGAACCTGGATGTGGATAGATTTTAAGAACTTGTAATGGTTTAAATTTTGGATCATATTTACCACTATCTACTTCATATTCTAAGCCTTGGTCATCTAAAACCTCTATTGCTTGTTGTACCTTCATATTGACAACATTCGGAACCTGAATTTCTTCACCGTGATTGGTGTGAAACTCTAGCCATCGAAAGGTAAGCCAAACTACTCCTACAAAAATTACAAGTGCTACTATTAAGTTTACAAAAACTTTCCAGTGGAAAAAAGATCGAAGCATAAATTTTTTATTTATTCGAAATATAAACGCAAATATAAATATAAAATTATGAAATATTTAAGTTGAAAAATAATTACATTTGCGTTTATTAGTTTTTTAAAAAGTATGAGCAAGAAAAATGTAGCCGTAGTAATGGGTGGCTTCTCTGATGAATACAAGGTTTCTCTGAAAAGTGGCCAATTGATTTATGATTCTCTAGACAGAGATTTATATAATGTTTATAAAGTAGTAGTTCTAAAAGAAGAATGGTACTTTTTAAACGAAAATGAAGAAAAACTTCCCATTAACAAAGGAGATTTTTCGGTAACGCTTTCAGACGGAGCAATTTTAAAATTTGACGTTTGTTTCAACATTATTCATGGTGCTCCTGGAGAAAATGGTGAATTACAAGGCTATTGGAACGCTATTGGTCAAAAATATACAGGCTGTGATTTCTACAAAAGCGCTCTTACTTTCAACAAAAAAGATACTCTTGCCGTTTTAGCAAAATACGGAATTCCTTCTGCAAAAAGTTTTTACCTGAGAAAAGGAGAAAATATCAATGAAGATAAAATTGTAGAAGAATTAGGACTTCCTTTATTTGTAAAACCCAATCAAAGTGGCTCTTCGCTCGGGATTTCTAAAGTTAAAGCCAAATCTGAATTGGCAGCAGCGATAGAATTTGCCTTCAAAGAAGATGATGAAATTTTAATAGAATCTTTCTTAAATGGAATGGAGGTTTCTGTAGGTGTAATCGATTACAAAGGAGAAACCATTGTTCTTGGAATTACAGAAATTGTTCCACACAAAGAATTTTTCGATTACGAAGCGAAATATGAAGGTGCTTCCGAAGAAATTACACCAGCTAGATTAGACGATGAAACCAGATACAAAGTAGAAAAAATCGCAAAACATGCCTATGAATCTTTGGGAATGAGCGGTTTTTCTAGAAGTGAATACATCATTATGGATGGAACGCCTTACATGCTAGAAATGAATACCAATCCTGGATTTTCACCGGCTTCTATTTTACCTCAACAAGCAAAAATTTACGGAATTTCTATCAAAGACCTTTGTGGAAACGAAGTAGAAAAAGCACTTAAAAAGTAAATTGCAATCTGCTGTCGGCATTTGGCTTTCAGCAAAAAATTATAAAAAACAATAGCAGAAGGCAGATTGCTGACTGCAGAAAGCTTAAAAAAATGAAAATCGCTGTATTTCCAGGATCTTTTGACCCGATTACTTTAGGACATCTTGACATTATTGAAAGAGCTGTTCCTCTGTTTGATAAACTCATCATCGCTATCGGACAGAATTCTCAGAAAAAATATATGTTTCCGCTAGAAAAACGCATGGAATTTATTCAAAAATCTGTAGCGCATTTCCCCAATGTAGAAGTAGATTATTTTGAAGGATTAACCATCGATTATTGCATCAAAAAAGAAGCTCAATTTATTCTGAGAGGTCTCAGAAATCCTGCCGATTTTGAATTTGAAAAAGCAATTGCTCATACTAACAGAACTTTGGCGAGAAGAAAATTAGAAACCGTTTTCTTACTTACCTCTTCTGGAAAATCATTTATCAGCAGCAGTATTGTAAGAGAAATTATTTCTAACAACGGAGAATATCAATTATTTGTTCCTGATGCAGTGAGAGTTTAGAATTTTTTAATTTTCACTCGATTTTTTTTTAAACTTTTTCTACCCATGCTTCCAGATTTTACCTTTTTAATAGAAGTCCTTGGTACGATATCTTTTGCGATGTCGGGAAGTTTTGCGGCTATGCAAAAGCGTTTCGATCCTTTTGGCGTTCTCATCATTGCATTTGTAACTTCTGTAGGTGGCGGAACAGTAAGAGATTTATTACTAGATGTCCCTGTTTTTTGGATGCACGATTTATTAGCCGTGAGTTTGATTTTTTTCACTGCTATTTTTACGATGATATTCAAATTAATTGAGAAAAAATTTCAGGTAACGCTTTTTATTTTTGATAGTCTTGGATTGGGACTTTTTACAATTATTGGGGTTCAAAAAGGATTAAATGCCGACTTACATCCCGTTATTGGAGTAGTTTTAGGCACAATTACCGGTTGTTTTGGAGGAATTATCCGAGATATTTTACTGAACAGAATTCCTTTGATTTTCAGAAAAGAAATTTATGCGACTGCAGCAATTGCAGGTGGAATAGTCTACATCCTTCTGAAAAATTTCAGTGGTTTGTCTGAAGAAATTAATCAAATCTTAACCATTCTTCTTATTGTAAGCATTAGAACTCTTGCGGTAAAATACCATTGGCAAATGCCAAAATTCTACGGAAATTTCAATGATGCAGAAATGTAAACAAAAGAACCAATTAAAAAGTTATAAGAAACAAAGAAAATTTGTCATGAGTTGTCCTAAAAAAGGTTGACTCGTTAATAATTCAAATATAGTTAAATCGTAACAGAATTAATTCTGTTACGATTTATTTTTTTCCATTGTTTTAATTGTATTGTTTTTTGTTGATGCGCTTGGTTTGGAGTTATCATATTAATTGACATATGTATTCTAAAATTGTTGTATAAAGTTATGGCTTGTGTAACTTGTTTGTTTAAATTTTGATAGTTTTCAAATATTTCATGTAAACCAAATTCTTCTTTTAAAATTCCATTTACTCTTTCTGCTACTGCATTTTCATACGGGTCGTATTCTTGCGTCATACTAATTAAAATATTGTTTTTCTTTAACAATTCGGTATATTCTTTACTGCAATATTGTAAACCTCTATCAGAATGGTGAATGAGTTGATTTTTTGTTTCCCTGTTAATCAAAGCCATTTCTAAAGCTTTTACTGTAGTTGAACTCATTAAATTATCTGACAGTTGATAACCAACGATTTTCTTGGAACAAGCATCAGTGAGTAAATGCAAATAGTATGTTTTCTCTTTTGTTCGTAAATAAGTTATATCAGCAACCCAAACTTGATCAGGCCTGTTAAGTACTAAATTGCTAATTAAATTTGGATAGCGTTTCATCCAATGTCTTGAGTTTGTTGTTTTGTAATATCTTCGAGCTTTAGGTACTTGTAAATATTCGGCTTTTAAAAAATCTAAAAAATGATCCCGACCAATTGATATATGATGTTTTATAAATTCATCTTGTAACATTACATAAAGTTTCTTGCCACCTGTTCGGGGTAATTGCTTACGAATAGTAACTACTAAACTTCGTAATAATTCTGAGTTGTATTTAGGCGTTTTTACCTTTGACTTTCGCTTGTAAAATGCTTGTTTTGTGTATCCAAACAGTTCGCATAACTCATAAATAGTCAATGAACTATTTACATTTATTTCTTCGACTGCTTGGAACCAGACTTTTTTACAATATCAATTTTAAGCTCACGTTCAGCTATTTCAATAAATCGTTTGAATACTTTTAATTCTTCTTCTTTTTTTGCTAATTGAGCCTCTAGCTCTTTTATACGCTGTTGTTGAGGATCTTTCATAGGACGACCAATAGTTAATTTATCTTCATAGGTAAATTTACCATATTTTTTTAACCATCTTGGTAGACAACTATTGCCTAAAATATTGTAACGTCTTCGAAGTTCTGCTTTAGTAAATAAACCCCTCTCAAATTCACTTACAACTTGACGTTTAAATGCTTCGCTATAAATTTGTGGGGCAATTGGAATTTTTGAAATTTTCTTTTTTGTTGACATATTATCTAATTTTTAGTCAACTTTTTTCAGGACAAGACATCAAATAAAAAAACTCCTGAAAATTTTCAGGAGTTTTGCTTTTTCTCTTTATAATTTTTTAGAAGAATTTTCCTCTGTGTCTCATTTGTGGATTATGCATATGTTTCTGCATAGAAGGCATTTTCAATTGGTCTTTCATCATTTTTATTTGATCCGCCATCATTCCTTGATCGTCTAATCTTTTAGCTTCTTCTAATAATTTTTGAGCTTCTGCTTTTCTTCCTTTAGAAAGTGCTGCTGCAGCTATATTTAACGTAGCCATTGCTCTATCGTGCTTCATATTTAAACCATATTCTAAAGCTTTTTTCATCAATGGTTCTACTTTTGCGGGATGTTCTTGCGCTAGAGTTAGACCTTGTAAATAATGGAAATAACCATATTGAGATTTGTGTAACTGAGATTGGTAGTTTTTAATGTAAGTTAACCAATGTGCAGCTTTTACAAAATTCTGTTTTCTCATTTGCCAAAAAGCCAATAAGATGTATTCATTTTTGAAAAATAATAAAATAGGACTCAGCGAAAAGAATACGACTACAATTCCCCATCCTATTTGACGGTTCATCATCAGGTAAACTCCCGCAGCAATCATTAAGCCAGCAATTAAAAATTTTATGTACTTATTCATCTCTTAAAATTAGGTGTGCAAATATAAAAATTAGATGTTAGATTTCAGACATTAAACGCTAGTCTTTTTTGTAAAAGTTTGAAAACAAAAATCATATTGATTCTTTTCGTCTTTTTCATGGCAAGTTTCTTGGGTTTTCTGCCAAATTTTCTCGTCTATTTTTGGAAAATAAGTATCCGCATTTAGCGTAGCATCTACCAAAGTAATCTCTAATTGGTCTGCCAAATCTATCGTTTGTTCATAAATAGTACCTCCACCAATCACAAAAACATTTTCGTCTATTTTTTTGGCAAATTTCAATGCTTCTTTAATACTTCCTACGATAAGAATCCCTTCTTCGAACCAATCATTTTTTCTACTAATCACAATATTTGTACGATTAGGAAGCGGTTTACCAATACTTTCGTATGTTTTTCTGCCCATAATAATTGGGTGACCACTCGTAAGTTCTTTAAAATGTTTTAAATCTTTAGGTAAATGCCAAAGCAACTGGTTATCAACACCAATTTCTCTGTTTTTTCCCATTGCTACTACTATTGTAATCATTTCAAGGTATATTTTACAAAATTAGCATAATATTTGTATATTTGGTTTACTGAATCACTTAATACACAATTAAAAAAAATTAAACTATGAACAACAAAGGATGTTTTGGCATTGGAACAATAGGTTTGGTGCTGATTGGCGTAATTGCATTGGTAATATTTTGGGGAATTGGCATTAGAAATGGTTTTGTAGGAAGCGAACAAAACGTAAACGAAAAATGGGCCAATGTAGAAACCGTTTACCAAAAAAGAGCAAACCTTATCCCTAATTTAGAAAGAACCGTAAAATCTTATGCTAAATTCGAGCAAGAAACTTTAACCAAAGTAATCGAAGCACGTTCTAAAGCAACTCAAGTTACGATAGACCCAACTAATATGACTGAAGCAGATTTGGCAAAATTCCAAGCTGCACAAGGTGAATTATCTGGTGCTTTGAGCAGATTAATGGCAGTGGTAGAACAATATCCTAATCTAAAAGCTGACCAACAATTTATCGATTTCCAAAGAGAATATACTGCGATTGAAAACAGCATAAGAGCAGAAACCGTAAACTATAACGCTGCGGTGAAAGAATACAATACTTCTATTAAAGTTTTCCCGAATAATATCATCGCAAATTTCTCTAATTTCAAAGAAAAACCTTTATTTAAAGCAGATGCAGGTGCTGAAAAAGCTCCTGAAGTTTTCACTGAATAATGAGTAATTTTTTAAACAATATTCAAATGGCTTCCCTAGTGGAAGCCATTCAACAAGCGGAAGACCATTCTACCGGAGAAATTCGTGTGCATATAGACCAAAACTCAGATGACAATAATGCCAAAATTGCTTTTGACGTTTTTAAATCTCTGGGAATGGACAAAACCAAAGAAAGAAATGCCGTACTTTTTCATGTGAATTTTGAACAAAAATACTTAACCATTATTGGCGATAAAGGCATTCATGAAAAAGTGCATCAAAAATTTTGGAATGATTTGCATGACAAAATAACCTCAGCTTTCTCTCAAGGTCAATATTTCGAAGGTTTGCGAGATGCTATTTTAGAAACCGGATTAGAATTAAAAAAATTCTTCCCCATTGACGGAGAAAATCACAATGAATTACCTAATGAAATTACCTTCTCTTAAAAATTTCTTCGTTTTAGTTTTACTGAGCTGTTGTAGTTTTATTTCAGCACAATATAACGTTCCAGAACCTCCCAGTAAAATTTATCCTGTTTATGACGAAGTAGGCTTACTGAATGCTACGGAAACAGAAGAAATTAATCAAAAACTCATCAAATTTGCAGATTCTTCTTCTACAGAAATTTTGGTAGTCATTATTCCTACCACCAATGGAGAAG
Proteins encoded:
- a CDS encoding D-alanine--D-alanine ligase — its product is MSKKNVAVVMGGFSDEYKVSLKSGQLIYDSLDRDLYNVYKVVVLKEEWYFLNENEEKLPINKGDFSVTLSDGAILKFDVCFNIIHGAPGENGELQGYWNAIGQKYTGCDFYKSALTFNKKDTLAVLAKYGIPSAKSFYLRKGENINEDKIVEELGLPLFVKPNQSGSSLGISKVKAKSELAAAIEFAFKEDDEILIESFLNGMEVSVGVIDYKGETIVLGITEIVPHKEFFDYEAKYEGASEEITPARLDDETRYKVEKIAKHAYESLGMSGFSRSEYIIMDGTPYMLEMNTNPGFSPASILPQQAKIYGISIKDLCGNEVEKALKK
- a CDS encoding IS3 family transposase (programmed frameshift), whose translation is MSTKKKISKIPIAPQIYSEAFKRQVVSEFERGLFTKAELRRRYNILGNSCLPRWLKKYGKFTYEDKLTIGRPMKDPQQQRIKELEAQLAKKEEELKVFKRFIEIAERELKIDIGKKVWFQAVEEINVNSSLTIYELCELFGYTKQAFYKRKSKVKTPKYNSELLRSLVVTIRKQLPRTGGKKLYVMLQDEFIKHHISIGRDHFLDFLKAEYLQVPKARRYYKTTNSRHWMKRYPNLISNLVLNRPDQVWVADITYLRTKEKTYYLHLLTDACSKKIVGYQLSDNLMSSTTVKALEMALINRETKNQLIHHSDRGLQYCSKEYTELLKKNNILISMTQEYDPYENAVAERVNGILKEEFGLHEIFENYQNLNKQVTQAITLYNNFRIHMSINMITPNQAHQQKTIQLKQWKKINRNRINSVTI
- a CDS encoding PASTA domain-containing protein — its product is MLRSFFHWKVFVNLIVALVIFVGVVWLTFRWLEFHTNHGEEIQVPNVVNMKVQQAIEVLDDQGLEYEVDSGKYDPKFKPLQVLKIYPHPGSRVKDGRAILLKVNPKTYAPVAVPDVLDRYKYLAFRKFDLLGLKVGDTIYEPNIQKDAIIRMMFNGRVIKPGEKVPMFSTLDLVIGSGPMRNVVIPNLVGRTVAEAKAIIAQNYFEVGLVEHEDGQNNDSDIIYYQDPASGSVRDQGMQIDLWASKKTPAEMQSKIQKLNSIYKTTDINTMPEPSDNEFIPVPSEEPVNTTPKPPVEKPKPTTNTNNTKPAETKPAEEKPAKKVIVE
- a CDS encoding trimeric intracellular cation channel family protein, whose amino-acid sequence is MLPDFTFLIEVLGTISFAMSGSFAAMQKRFDPFGVLIIAFVTSVGGGTVRDLLLDVPVFWMHDLLAVSLIFFTAIFTMIFKLIEKKFQVTLFIFDSLGLGLFTIIGVQKGLNADLHPVIGVVLGTITGCFGGIIRDILLNRIPLIFRKEIYATAAIAGGIVYILLKNFSGLSEEINQILTILLIVSIRTLAVKYHWQMPKFYGNFNDAEM
- a CDS encoding RluA family pseudouridine synthase, coding for MSEKEDFLEEDLLLEDENSNDEENSGLFEHLNITVDKKQEPLRIDKFLLIYRQNSSRNKISQTCRAGNVIVNGNPVKQNYRVKPGDEISVLLTHPPRENVIIPEDIPFKIVYEDEDVLVVDKEPGMVVHPGFGNWKGTLVNAVAFHFQKNGFTSDLDRVGLVHRIDKDTSGLIVLAKNEYALSFLAKQFFDRKTKRLYWAFVWGNLENDEGTIRGHIGRHQKNRMQMAVYEDGSQGKHAVTHYKVLERFKYMTWVECKLETGRTHQIRAHFKHIGHTLFNDERYEGHQILRGVNLPKYKQFVKNVFEVLPRHALHAHTLGFIHPTTKKEMYFESPMPKDMQDAVEKWRNYLQNS
- the coaD gene encoding pantetheine-phosphate adenylyltransferase, translating into MKIAVFPGSFDPITLGHLDIIERAVPLFDKLIIAIGQNSQKKYMFPLEKRMEFIQKSVAHFPNVEVDYFEGLTIDYCIKKEAQFILRGLRNPADFEFEKAIAHTNRTLARRKLETVFLLTSSGKSFISSSIVREIISNNGEYQLFVPDAVRV